A region of Streptomyces cinnamoneus DNA encodes the following proteins:
- a CDS encoding RidA family protein — translation MTLRRTNPAGLSPPTGFTHAVTATGGRLVFLAGQTALDADGTVVGDGLPEQFERALANLLAALRAVGGEPRHLARVTVYATDVGAYRAHARELGAVWRRLAGRDYPAMALVGVTRLWDEEALVELDGTAVLP, via the coding sequence ATGACCCTCCGGCGCACCAACCCGGCCGGGCTGTCCCCGCCCACCGGCTTCACCCACGCCGTCACCGCCACCGGCGGCCGGCTGGTGTTCCTCGCCGGCCAGACCGCGCTGGACGCGGACGGCACGGTCGTGGGCGACGGCCTGCCGGAGCAGTTCGAGCGGGCGCTGGCCAACCTCCTGGCCGCCCTGCGGGCCGTGGGCGGCGAGCCCCGGCACCTGGCGCGCGTGACCGTCTACGCCACGGACGTCGGGGCGTACCGCGCCCACGCGAGGGAACTGGGCGCCGTGTGGCGGCGCCTGGCGGGACGGGACTACCCCGCGATGGCCCTCGTGGGCGTCACCCGGCTCTGGGACGAGGAGGCCCTGGTGGAGCTGGACGGAACGGCCGTGCTGCCCTGA